A segment of the Candidatus Zixiibacteriota bacterium genome:
CGATTATATCACTGGTTATCCTGATAATCTTCGGCGGTTTCGGGACCTATCTACGCGGACATGAACAGATGCCCGATAGCCAGCCCGATTTTAGTTTGATTCCCTTCAATGATTTCGGTTATACGGGCAGCGAGCATAGATTTGATGAGTTTGCTTATGAAGTGTTGAAGGCTGATACCTCGACGCTGCGCAATTATTTTGATGATGCCTTCAATAGTTACTGGCTTTTTGTGGCCTATTTTTCCAGTCAGAAATACGGCGCGCAAATTCATTCGCCCAGGCATTGCCTCCCTGGCGGGGGATTCAAAATCGAGACGATTGAACTTTATCCGATTAAACTCAATGACGGAACGACACTTCAGGTCAACCGTCTTACCATCGCTAACAATATGCGAAAAGAGCTGATGATATACTGGTTCGAGACTCGCGGCGGAGTAATTTCTGATGAATACGGATTAAAGCTTGACCTGATGCGAAACGCCATATCTCTCCAGCCGACCGACGCCGCATTTTGCCGCCTGACGATGCCTCTCTCGCTCCATGCCGATTTTGATAAAGCCACCGAACGGGCCGTAAAATTTATTCGGGATTTCTATCCCTCCATGCAGGAAGCTCTGCCCTTCGATAAGTAGCCTTTATTTATTATGTCAAATTTTTCATTCAAAGAAATTTGTCCTGAGATGTGGTGCGATTTTGAAAAGCTATTTGGGCAAAAGGGCGCCTGCGCAGGATGCTGGTGCCAACACTGGCGCATGTCGAACCGTTTTAAAGAATGGGAAAACAAGAAAGGACGCAAAAATAAAGCCGCTTCCAAAAAGTTGATTTTATCCGGTGGCATGACAGGGCTTCTGGCGTATGATGGAGATATCCCGGTCGGATGGTGCTCGTACGGTCC
Coding sequences within it:
- a CDS encoding exosortase C-terminal domain/associated protein EpsI codes for the protein MNGTAKKAIISLVILIIFGGFGTYLRGHEQMPDSQPDFSLIPFNDFGYTGSEHRFDEFAYEVLKADTSTLRNYFDDAFNSYWLFVAYFSSQKYGAQIHSPRHCLPGGGFKIETIELYPIKLNDGTTLQVNRLTIANNMRKELMIYWFETRGGVISDEYGLKLDLMRNAISLQPTDAAFCRLTMPLSLHADFDKATERAVKFIRDFYPSMQEALPFDK